From Psychroflexus torquis ATCC 700755, the proteins below share one genomic window:
- the ald gene encoding alanine dehydrogenase: protein MKIGVPIEVKNNESRVSITPAGVFELTKRKHHVYVQTQAGLASGFEDLDYIEAGAEILSSLDAVYEKAEMIVKVKEPIEKEYALVREGQIIFTYFHFASSQALTLAMIASKAVCIAYETVEDEDGSLPLLTPMSEVAGRMATQQGAKYLEKPIRGKGILLGGVPGVPPGKVLVLGAGVVGIQAAKMAAGLGAHVTIFDINMKRLRYVNDIMPSHVVTAFSNEYNIRKHIKTADLIIGAVLIPGAKAPKLITRDMLKDMTPGTVMVDVAVDQGGCFETTRPTTHEDPTYIIDDVVHYCVTNMPGAVPYTSTLALTNVTFPYVLDIAQKGWKEACNSDPSLQKGLSLDHGKVICKEILKEMVV, encoded by the coding sequence ATGAAAATAGGAGTTCCCATTGAAGTCAAAAATAATGAAAGTCGGGTATCTATCACCCCAGCAGGTGTTTTTGAATTGACGAAAAGAAAACATCACGTATATGTCCAAACTCAAGCTGGTTTGGCCAGTGGTTTTGAAGATTTGGACTATATAGAAGCAGGTGCAGAGATTTTATCAAGCCTAGACGCTGTGTATGAAAAAGCAGAGATGATCGTCAAGGTCAAGGAACCTATAGAAAAGGAATACGCGCTTGTTAGAGAAGGTCAAATTATTTTCACCTATTTTCATTTTGCTTCTAGTCAGGCTTTAACGCTGGCTATGATTGCTTCTAAAGCAGTGTGTATTGCTTATGAAACCGTGGAAGATGAGGATGGCAGTTTACCTTTGCTAACGCCCATGTCTGAGGTCGCTGGGCGTATGGCAACTCAGCAAGGCGCCAAATATTTGGAGAAACCCATTCGAGGAAAAGGTATTCTTTTAGGAGGAGTTCCAGGAGTGCCTCCCGGAAAAGTTTTAGTTCTGGGCGCTGGAGTCGTTGGAATTCAAGCTGCAAAAATGGCTGCTGGTCTTGGAGCTCACGTCACGATATTTGATATCAATATGAAAAGGCTTAGGTACGTGAATGATATTATGCCAAGTCATGTGGTAACTGCCTTTTCCAATGAATATAACATCAGGAAACATATTAAAACGGCAGATCTAATTATTGGTGCAGTATTGATTCCTGGAGCCAAAGCTCCAAAATTGATTACTAGAGATATGCTTAAGGACATGACACCAGGTACGGTTATGGTGGATGTAGCGGTAGATCAAGGGGGGTGTTTTGAAACAACAAGACCAACGACCCATGAGGATCCTACCTATATTATCGATGATGTGGTTCACTATTGTGTAACCAATATGCCAGGTGCGGTGCCTTACACCTCTACCTTAGCACTTACCAATGTCACCTTTCCATATGTGCTAGATATCGCTCAAAAAGGATGGAAAGAGGCTTGTAATAGTGATCCTTCACTTCAAAAGGGCCTGAGTCTGGATCATGGAAAAGTAATTTGTAAAGAGATTTTAAAAGAGATGGTAGTCTAA